In Sulfitobacter sp. M39, the following proteins share a genomic window:
- the nirB gene encoding nitrite reductase large subunit NirB translates to MTQKLIVIGAGMATGRMLEHLFDAGADYDVTLFNAEPRGNYNRIMLSPVLSGDKTYAEIVTHDDTWYAAQGVTCRFGERIATIDRAAKTATAQNGDVLPYDKLVFGTGSNPFMIPLPGHDLEGVIAYRDLEDTTRMMDLGPANKCVVIGGGLLGLEAAAGMAARGVDVTVVHIMGHLMERQLDEAAGYLLRRALIDKGITVKCAANSKEILGENGHVRALLLDDGTELPCDLLVMAVGIRPNVQLAQDTGLAVGKGIHVDDQMLTSDADVLAVGECVEHNGAIFGLVAPLYDQAKVAAQTLMGEQAQFVQKEISTKLKVTGCDLFSAGDFADGEGREDIVFRDPARGVYRRLVIENNIVLGAVMYGDTADSNWFFGLIRDKTDIADMRDTLIFGPAYQGGTPLDPLAAVAALPRDAEICGCNGICKGQIEDAIAAGASDLGAIKATTKASASCGTCTGLVEQVLAVTLGDDFVLPAAASICGCTDMTHEDVRRMIKSQRLTSMPAVWQECGWKTPDGCHVCRPALNFYLLADWPLEYRDDPQSRFINERKHANIQKDGTYSVVPRMWGGITTPDELRAIADAADKYMVPTVKVTGGQRIDLLGVKSEDLPDIWADLNAAGMVSGHAYSKGLRTVKTCVGTDHCRFGTQDSTGLGIQLEKELWGAWTPHKLKLGVSGCPRNCAEATCKDIGVICVDSGYQISIGGAAGMDVRETELLIQVPTEQEAINVIKAVTQLYRENAKYLDRIYKWMAKVGLDWIKERVAAEGDALVDRFELSQTIYRKDPWAEHVTQQAERYKPLANLSLEAAE, encoded by the coding sequence ATGACCCAGAAACTGATCGTCATCGGTGCAGGCATGGCCACGGGCCGCATGCTGGAGCATCTTTTTGACGCGGGCGCAGATTACGATGTGACACTGTTCAACGCAGAGCCTCGCGGGAACTACAACCGGATCATGCTGTCTCCGGTTTTGTCCGGCGACAAGACCTATGCAGAGATCGTGACCCATGATGACACATGGTACGCAGCGCAAGGCGTGACCTGTCGTTTCGGCGAACGCATCGCCACGATCGACCGTGCGGCCAAGACGGCGACCGCGCAAAATGGTGATGTGCTGCCTTATGACAAGCTGGTGTTCGGAACCGGGTCGAACCCGTTCATGATCCCGCTGCCAGGGCACGATTTGGAAGGGGTGATCGCCTACCGAGATCTGGAAGACACAACCCGCATGATGGATCTGGGGCCGGCCAATAAATGTGTGGTCATCGGCGGTGGCCTGCTGGGGCTAGAGGCTGCGGCAGGCATGGCCGCACGCGGTGTCGACGTCACCGTCGTGCATATCATGGGCCACCTGATGGAGCGACAGCTGGACGAGGCCGCGGGCTATCTGCTTCGCCGCGCATTGATTGACAAGGGGATCACCGTCAAATGCGCGGCCAATTCCAAGGAAATTCTAGGCGAAAACGGCCACGTCCGTGCGTTGCTGCTGGACGACGGGACAGAGCTGCCTTGCGATCTGTTGGTCATGGCCGTCGGGATCCGCCCCAATGTGCAGTTGGCCCAAGATACAGGGCTAGCGGTCGGCAAGGGGATCCATGTGGACGACCAGATGCTGACCTCTGACGCTGATGTGCTGGCTGTGGGTGAATGCGTCGAACATAACGGCGCGATCTTTGGTCTGGTGGCACCGCTCTACGACCAAGCCAAAGTTGCCGCGCAGACGCTGATGGGAGAGCAAGCGCAGTTCGTGCAAAAGGAAATCTCGACCAAACTCAAGGTCACGGGCTGCGACCTGTTCAGCGCGGGTGATTTCGCCGACGGGGAAGGGCGCGAGGATATCGTGTTTCGCGATCCGGCGCGCGGGGTCTACCGCCGTTTGGTGATCGAAAACAACATTGTGCTGGGTGCGGTGATGTATGGCGACACAGCCGACAGCAACTGGTTCTTTGGCCTGATACGCGACAAGACCGACATCGCGGACATGCGCGATACGCTGATTTTCGGCCCGGCCTACCAAGGGGGGACCCCCCTGGACCCTTTAGCAGCTGTTGCAGCCTTACCGCGTGACGCGGAGATCTGTGGCTGCAACGGTATCTGCAAAGGACAAATTGAAGACGCCATCGCGGCGGGCGCCTCTGATCTGGGCGCGATCAAAGCGACGACCAAGGCCAGCGCATCCTGCGGGACGTGCACCGGGCTGGTCGAACAGGTACTGGCGGTCACGCTGGGGGATGATTTCGTCTTGCCTGCGGCGGCGTCGATCTGCGGCTGCACCGACATGACCCACGAAGATGTGCGGCGGATGATCAAGTCGCAGCGACTGACCTCGATGCCAGCAGTCTGGCAGGAATGCGGGTGGAAGACGCCCGACGGCTGCCATGTCTGCCGCCCTGCGTTGAACTTCTATCTGCTGGCTGATTGGCCGCTGGAATATCGCGATGATCCGCAATCGCGTTTCATCAACGAACGCAAACACGCCAACATCCAGAAGGACGGCACCTACAGCGTCGTGCCCCGCATGTGGGGTGGGATCACCACGCCGGACGAACTGCGTGCTATTGCCGATGCGGCGGATAAATACATGGTGCCGACGGTCAAGGTCACCGGCGGGCAGCGGATTGACCTATTGGGCGTTAAAAGCGAAGACCTGCCAGACATCTGGGCCGATCTGAACGCGGCCGGCATGGTGTCAGGACATGCCTACTCCAAAGGGCTGCGCACGGTCAAAACTTGTGTCGGCACGGATCATTGCCGCTTTGGTACTCAGGACAGCACCGGTCTGGGCATCCAGCTTGAGAAAGAGCTCTGGGGGGCCTGGACGCCGCATAAGCTGAAACTCGGGGTGTCGGGCTGCCCGCGCAACTGCGCCGAAGCGACCTGCAAGGATATCGGCGTCATCTGTGTCGACAGCGGCTATCAGATCAGCATCGGCGGGGCGGCCGGTATGGACGTCAGGGAAACCGAATTGCTGATCCAAGTGCCGACCGAGCAAGAAGCGATCAACGTGATCAAGGCGGTGACGCAGCTGTATCGCGAGAATGCCAAATACCTTGATCGCATCTACAAATGGATGGCCAAGGTCGGTCTGGACTGGATCAAGGAACGGGTTGCTGCCGAAGGCGACGCTTTGGTTGATCGCTTCGAGCTGAGCCAGACGATCTACCGCAAAGACCCGTGGGCCGAACACGTGACCCAGCAGGCCGAGCGCTACAAACCCCTTGCAAACCTGTCACTGGAGGCTGCTGAATGA
- the nirD gene encoding nitrite reductase small subunit NirD: MTSWIDIAALDDVPQRGARMIKTALGCVAVFRTAEDEVFALDNACPHRAGPLAEGIVHGKSVTCPLHNWVFSLETGEAQGADEGRVATYPARVESGRILLDRTFLQARSAA, from the coding sequence ATGACGAGCTGGATTGATATCGCAGCGCTTGATGATGTGCCACAGCGCGGTGCGCGGATGATCAAGACCGCGCTTGGCTGTGTCGCGGTGTTCCGCACGGCTGAGGATGAAGTCTTCGCGCTTGATAATGCCTGTCCGCACAGGGCGGGGCCGCTGGCCGAAGGCATCGTCCATGGCAAATCCGTAACCTGCCCGCTGCATAACTGGGTGTTCTCGCTCGAGACCGGAGAGGCGCAGGGCGCGGACGAGGGCCGTGTCGCGACCTATCCGGCGCGGGTGGAAAGCGGGCGCATCCTGCTGGACCGGACGTTCCTGCAAGCGCGGAGCGCCGCATGA
- a CDS encoding nitrate reductase: MTLTRTTCPYCGVGCGVLAASDGTIKGDPDHPANFGRLCSKGAALGETIDLDGRLLHPQINGAQADWDTALDLVAQKFSDAIATHGPESVAFYASGQMLTEDYYVANKLMKGFIGAANIDTNSRLCMASSVAGHKRAFGTDTVPGTYEDLEQADLVVLVGSNLAWCHPVLHQRIAAAKEARPHMRIVNVDPRRTATCDLADVHLRIVPDGDVALFNGLLAYLAETGKRDTSYTENHVNGLEAALVAAQASDPADSGLNAQELADFYALWANTPKVVTAYSQGVNQSVCGTDKVNAILNCHLATGRIGKAGMGPFSLTGQPNAMGGREVGGLANMLANHLDLENEAHRDTVRTFWQSPTICTKPGLKAVDLFEACADGRIKALWVISTNPAVSLPDADGVAAAIANVPFVVTSDIMEKTDTNDLANVLLPATGWGEKDGTVTNSERRISRQRAFLPAPGEARPDWKIISDVATRMGFADAFSYGSSADVFAEYVALDQAASAFPRDLDLSIFADADYAKMVPTQWPRNGARFFADGQYYHPDGKAQMVAVTSPVSQNSRFTLNTGRNRDQWHTMTRTGKSARLGAHLAEPYVEINPVDAAALGALPGALIALQNSRGRVLMRALITPRVVQGALFAPMHWTRQRSTAGTVNSVMTPLTDPISGQPALKASAVTAEVFKAKWYGFLASVAEPAPQTAYAAVARTNTGWQAELAGSKNPEDWEAQARLLTGQAEGDLSLQSDAATGGVRIAITKGGRITGLLFVSPNPVVVSRGAIIALLGTDTSALAALAGRNSSDRPDPGATVCACFDVGRNTLLAAIAGGASTVAALGDATCAGTNCGSCKPELAVLLDQALQRMAAE, encoded by the coding sequence ATGACCCTAACGCGCACCACTTGCCCTTATTGCGGTGTCGGTTGCGGTGTGCTGGCGGCTTCCGATGGCACGATCAAGGGCGATCCGGATCATCCGGCGAACTTCGGGCGGTTATGCTCCAAAGGCGCTGCCTTGGGGGAAACCATTGATCTGGACGGGCGGCTTCTGCATCCGCAGATCAACGGGGCGCAGGCGGATTGGGATACCGCGCTTGATCTGGTGGCGCAAAAATTCAGCGATGCCATCGCAACGCATGGGCCGGAAAGCGTGGCTTTTTACGCCTCGGGCCAGATGCTGACCGAAGACTATTATGTCGCCAACAAGCTGATGAAGGGGTTCATCGGGGCGGCCAATATCGACACGAATTCACGTCTGTGCATGGCGTCCTCTGTCGCCGGACACAAGCGTGCCTTCGGCACTGATACCGTTCCCGGCACCTATGAAGATTTGGAACAGGCCGATCTGGTCGTGCTTGTCGGCTCCAATCTGGCGTGGTGTCATCCGGTTTTGCACCAGCGTATTGCCGCAGCGAAAGAAGCGCGCCCCCATATGCGGATCGTCAATGTCGATCCGCGTCGCACGGCCACCTGCGATCTGGCGGATGTGCATCTGAGGATCGTCCCCGACGGGGATGTTGCCTTGTTCAACGGGTTGCTGGCCTATCTGGCAGAGACCGGAAAACGCGACACGTCCTATACGGAAAACCATGTGAATGGGCTGGAAGCGGCACTGGTGGCTGCGCAGGCCAGTGATCCGGCGGACAGCGGGCTAAATGCTCAGGAACTGGCTGATTTCTATGCGCTTTGGGCAAACACGCCCAAAGTCGTCACCGCGTACTCCCAAGGCGTCAACCAATCGGTCTGCGGCACAGACAAAGTGAACGCGATCCTGAATTGCCATCTGGCCACAGGACGCATCGGCAAGGCGGGGATGGGCCCGTTCTCATTGACCGGCCAGCCCAATGCCATGGGCGGACGCGAGGTCGGCGGTCTGGCCAATATGCTGGCCAATCACCTCGATCTGGAAAATGAGGCACACCGGGATACGGTACGGACTTTTTGGCAAAGCCCGACGATCTGCACCAAACCGGGGCTAAAGGCTGTCGATCTTTTCGAAGCCTGTGCCGACGGGCGGATCAAGGCACTGTGGGTCATATCCACCAACCCCGCGGTGTCGCTGCCCGATGCCGATGGCGTGGCAGCAGCAATTGCAAATGTGCCCTTTGTTGTTACGTCTGACATCATGGAGAAGACGGATACCAACGATCTGGCGAATGTCCTGCTGCCCGCCACGGGCTGGGGTGAAAAAGACGGCACCGTGACCAACTCAGAACGCCGCATTTCGCGCCAGCGCGCCTTTCTACCCGCCCCCGGTGAGGCGCGGCCCGACTGGAAGATCATCAGCGACGTGGCCACGCGTATGGGGTTTGCGGATGCCTTTTCCTATGGCTCATCCGCAGATGTCTTTGCCGAATATGTCGCGCTTGATCAGGCGGCTTCGGCCTTCCCGCGCGACCTTGATCTGAGCATTTTTGCCGATGCGGATTACGCGAAAATGGTGCCGACCCAATGGCCGCGCAACGGGGCGCGTTTCTTTGCCGACGGGCAATATTATCATCCTGACGGGAAGGCGCAGATGGTTGCCGTGACATCGCCCGTGTCGCAGAACTCACGCTTTACGCTCAATACCGGACGGAACCGCGACCAGTGGCACACGATGACGCGTACGGGTAAATCGGCGCGGCTTGGGGCACATCTGGCCGAACCCTATGTAGAGATTAACCCAGTTGATGCCGCCGCGTTGGGGGCACTCCCCGGAGCGTTGATCGCGCTGCAAAACAGCCGTGGTCGCGTTTTGATGCGCGCGTTGATCACCCCGCGCGTCGTCCAAGGCGCGTTGTTCGCGCCAATGCACTGGACACGTCAGCGCAGCACCGCGGGCACGGTCAATAGCGTCATGACGCCGCTGACCGATCCGATTTCAGGTCAACCCGCCTTGAAGGCCAGCGCGGTCACTGCCGAGGTTTTTAAGGCCAAATGGTATGGCTTTCTGGCAAGCGTCGCGGAACCCGCGCCGCAAACCGCCTATGCCGCCGTGGCCCGCACCAATACCGGCTGGCAGGCAGAGCTGGCGGGCAGCAAAAACCCCGAGGATTGGGAGGCCCAGGCCCGCCTTCTGACGGGGCAGGCGGAGGGTGATCTGTCGCTCCAGTCCGACGCGGCAACCGGCGGCGTTCGGATTGCGATAACCAAGGGCGGGCGGATCACCGGGCTGCTTTTCGTATCCCCCAATCCGGTGGTCGTATCGCGCGGTGCGATTATCGCGCTGCTCGGGACGGACACATCGGCGTTGGCGGCGCTCGCTGGGCGCAACTCCTCTGACCGGCCGGACCCGGGTGCTACGGTCTGTGCCTGTTTTGATGTGGGGCGCAACACCTTGCTGGCCGCGATCGCCGGCGGGGCCTCTACCGTCGCGGCCTTGGGCGATGCCACCTGCGCGGGGACAAACTGCGGGTCGTGCAAACCCGAACTCGCAGTGCTGTTGGATCAAGCCTTGCAACGGATGGCCGCAGAATGA
- a CDS encoding glycosyl transferase family protein, producing MSLAPYVRIVARGKGRARAMTLAEAQDAMALILRGDAAPEAVGALLMVMRLRGETPEEIAGFTAALRAHVTGTLAPADLDWPSYAAGRSRGTPLFLLAARLVGQAGYSISMHGWNSHQSASASVREAIDLAGPDVTYTPLETLCPAAFKLLNLRDVLGLRSCFNTVLRMWNPSGAAATVQGVFHPSYRSLQAQAAQMLGQQDLSIIKGGGGEFERHPSKEIAVFGLRNGAHLQQPAAPLLEDTRRLHEAGDIPDLRGLWHGHCADPFAVATITGTAALALWTLRAAPTMTEAEHMARDLWNQRHHTESQSS from the coding sequence ATGAGCCTGGCCCCCTATGTCCGGATCGTGGCGCGCGGCAAGGGGCGTGCCCGCGCTATGACCCTGGCCGAGGCTCAGGACGCCATGGCGCTGATCTTACGCGGTGATGCGGCCCCAGAAGCAGTCGGCGCGCTGTTAATGGTCATGCGTCTGCGCGGCGAAACGCCCGAAGAGATCGCTGGTTTCACCGCAGCATTGCGCGCCCATGTGACGGGGACGCTTGCCCCGGCAGACCTTGATTGGCCATCCTATGCCGCCGGTCGCAGTCGAGGCACCCCCTTGTTTCTGCTGGCTGCACGGCTTGTGGGGCAGGCGGGGTATTCCATTTCCATGCACGGGTGGAATTCACATCAATCCGCTTCTGCGTCGGTACGCGAAGCGATTGATCTGGCGGGGCCTGATGTGACCTATACGCCGTTGGAAACGCTTTGCCCCGCAGCGTTCAAGCTGCTGAACCTGCGCGACGTCCTTGGCCTTAGGTCGTGCTTCAACACGGTGTTGCGCATGTGGAACCCGTCGGGGGCTGCAGCAACGGTGCAAGGCGTGTTTCATCCATCCTACCGTAGCCTACAAGCACAGGCGGCGCAGATGTTGGGCCAGCAAGACCTGAGTATTATCAAAGGCGGTGGCGGCGAATTCGAACGCCATCCCTCAAAGGAGATTGCCGTGTTCGGTCTGCGCAACGGCGCGCATCTCCAACAGCCCGCCGCGCCACTGCTAGAAGACACGCGTCGCCTGCATGAAGCGGGGGATATCCCTGATTTGCGCGGCTTGTGGCACGGGCACTGCGCCGATCCTTTTGCGGTGGCAACAATTACCGGTACAGCTGCGCTTGCGCTTTGGACGCTCAGGGCGGCCCCCACAATGACCGAAGCAGAACATATGGCGCGCGACCTTTGGAACCAGCGTCATCACACAGAAAGCCAAAGCTCATGA
- the cysG gene encoding siroheme synthase CysG: protein MKTFPMFLQMAGRRVVIIGGGEQAAQKARLILKTEAQVEIWAPGLDPELSALAACGRVRHQTGPITPETTSGTALTFIATGCPGADMALHALAKQGGATVNVVDQPQLCDAITPSIVDRDPVVVAIGTEGTAPVLARQIKTKMEQLLEPRLGDLAALAGRMRTEAAARLGPRARRDLWRWVFNDSPRRLFTSGAERDATKLIKAAIKTGDFGATPRGSVSLVGAGPGSKDLITLRGVQRLQEADVIYYDRLLDPDILELARRDAERIYVGKAPGCHSWPQEKITQTLVSAAKRGQRVVRLKCGDPGVFGRSTEEIEALQEHGIDYDIVPGVTAALAAAASIGESLTDRGNIDTLMITTGHRRDGYTVPDPIKDIRPGTCVALYMAVGAAPQITKQLETQHPGVPFDVKVVAKAQRMGQVVVRCLLGELPQTLEAHGIAGEAMLFICWSRAVPKAVSANPCHQMLRHV from the coding sequence ATGAAGACATTTCCCATGTTCTTGCAAATGGCAGGACGCCGCGTTGTCATCATCGGCGGAGGCGAACAGGCAGCACAAAAGGCCAGGCTGATCCTCAAAACCGAAGCTCAGGTCGAGATTTGGGCACCCGGCCTTGATCCCGAGCTCTCGGCGCTTGCTGCCTGCGGTCGTGTCCGTCATCAGACGGGGCCCATCACGCCGGAAACGACATCGGGCACCGCGCTGACCTTTATTGCGACAGGCTGTCCGGGGGCCGATATGGCCCTGCATGCGCTGGCAAAGCAGGGCGGCGCGACAGTCAACGTTGTCGACCAGCCGCAGCTATGCGATGCTATCACCCCGTCAATCGTCGATCGCGATCCTGTCGTCGTTGCCATCGGCACCGAAGGGACGGCCCCCGTTCTGGCACGCCAGATCAAGACAAAGATGGAACAGCTTCTTGAGCCGCGGCTTGGTGATCTGGCAGCCCTTGCCGGTCGCATGCGAACAGAGGCCGCCGCTCGCCTTGGACCACGTGCACGCCGCGATCTGTGGCGGTGGGTTTTTAACGACAGCCCGCGCCGTTTGTTCACCAGCGGAGCCGAACGCGACGCGACAAAGCTGATCAAGGCGGCGATCAAGACAGGCGATTTCGGGGCCACCCCCCGCGGCAGCGTCAGCCTTGTCGGTGCGGGCCCAGGGTCCAAGGATCTGATCACCCTGCGCGGTGTGCAGCGTTTGCAAGAGGCGGACGTGATCTATTACGACCGGTTGCTTGACCCCGACATTTTAGAACTGGCGCGACGGGACGCCGAACGGATTTACGTGGGCAAAGCACCCGGCTGTCACAGCTGGCCGCAAGAGAAAATCACGCAGACGCTGGTATCCGCCGCCAAACGGGGCCAGCGGGTCGTGCGATTGAAATGTGGGGATCCCGGCGTCTTTGGCCGCAGCACCGAAGAGATCGAGGCGCTGCAAGAACATGGTATCGACTACGACATCGTCCCCGGTGTGACAGCCGCCTTAGCAGCAGCGGCGAGCATCGGAGAAAGCCTCACCGACAGGGGCAATATCGATACGCTGATGATCACGACGGGCCACCGGCGCGACGGATATACTGTACCCGACCCGATCAAGGATATCAGGCCGGGCACATGCGTCGCGCTTTATATGGCCGTTGGTGCCGCGCCCCAAATCACAAAGCAGCTTGAGACGCAGCACCCCGGCGTTCCGTTCGACGTTAAGGTCGTCGCAAAGGCTCAGCGCATGGGGCAGGTGGTTGTGCGATGCCTCTTGGGCGAGCTGCCTCAGACACTGGAAGCTCACGGCATCGCGGGAGAAGCCATGCTGTTCATTTGTTGGTCCCGCGCGGTACCAAAAGCCGTATCGGCGAACCCATGTCACCAGATGCTTCGCCACGTCTAG
- a CDS encoding TetR/AcrR family transcriptional regulator encodes MAKHTTKAESRVRMAPEARRDMILDAAQSLFMKQGWDSVTIADVQDTAGISRGGFYHHFAAKEDLLTGLIARMTEQAIQTTEAAVNHTDGDALTKLNGLLNGAAQWTADNVDALRGFVQIFSRPGNEIPYRRICDAEAAVVMPVLETIIKAGIDEGTFDPVDAGLTAELMLSLSQGRGEVLIKVFALASQRDLDAAVDTLDARLRSEGGICDRLLGLPVGSVALSNPTEYRRMLAGLVP; translated from the coding sequence TTGGCAAAGCACACAACAAAAGCCGAGAGCCGCGTGCGCATGGCCCCCGAAGCGCGGCGCGATATGATCCTTGATGCCGCCCAATCGCTCTTCATGAAACAGGGTTGGGACAGCGTCACCATCGCGGATGTTCAGGACACAGCAGGCATTTCCCGCGGCGGCTTTTACCACCACTTTGCTGCAAAAGAAGACCTGCTGACCGGCCTTATCGCCCGCATGACGGAACAGGCGATCCAGACCACTGAAGCCGCGGTGAACCACACTGACGGGGATGCGCTTACCAAGTTGAACGGTTTGCTAAACGGTGCAGCACAATGGACGGCCGATAACGTCGACGCGCTTCGGGGGTTCGTGCAGATTTTTTCTCGTCCCGGAAACGAAATTCCCTATCGCCGAATATGCGATGCCGAGGCCGCTGTCGTGATGCCCGTTCTTGAGACGATCATCAAAGCGGGTATCGACGAAGGGACATTCGATCCCGTTGATGCGGGGCTGACCGCTGAATTGATGTTAAGCCTTTCACAAGGCCGGGGCGAGGTTCTTATCAAGGTGTTTGCATTGGCAAGCCAGCGCGACCTCGATGCCGCAGTCGATACGCTAGACGCACGACTTCGGTCCGAAGGTGGCATCTGCGACCGTTTGCTTGGCCTCCCCGTCGGCAGCGTCGCTCTGTCAAATCCCACCGAATACCGGCGAATGTTGGCAGGATTGGTGCCGTAG
- a CDS encoding efflux RND transporter periplasmic adaptor subunit: MSDSENKEQLSFEDDKGASRSAWIAAALVVAIVGWMGSGYILPSGDQDAEQAETAPAKPVAVAVEKSTPQQVTISFQAEGQAQPDRDTSIRAEASGDVVDVLVMEGEEVEGGAVIARLSATGAQADLSRAREEFARADREFKNATELLNRGVATADRVSQARATLAAAEASVTAAEEAIEALVITAPFTGRVEELSLDAGEFIQAGAEVGRIVDNRPLTVALQVPQQALGQIKSGQTATVNFITGEEREGNVSFVSTAANAETRTFLTKITVPNEDGAIPAGISAEIRIPTGSTSAHFVQPSTISLSPEGRLGVKTVDENDMVVFTPIRIVRAEIDGLYISGLSDAVRIITVGQGFVNEGEKVAPSLQTKADEGEENSTPQDGQPALPIPDSDAASDEGQRE; encoded by the coding sequence ATGAGCGACAGCGAAAACAAAGAGCAATTGTCTTTCGAGGACGATAAAGGCGCGTCGCGGTCGGCGTGGATTGCCGCGGCTTTGGTTGTCGCCATCGTCGGCTGGATGGGCAGCGGGTATATCCTGCCCTCGGGTGACCAAGACGCAGAGCAAGCTGAAACTGCCCCCGCCAAGCCCGTTGCTGTGGCGGTTGAAAAGTCGACGCCTCAACAGGTCACGATATCCTTTCAGGCGGAAGGGCAGGCGCAACCCGACCGCGATACGTCGATCCGCGCCGAGGCGTCAGGCGACGTCGTGGATGTCTTGGTGATGGAGGGGGAAGAGGTCGAGGGCGGCGCGGTGATTGCTCGGCTCTCTGCGACGGGAGCTCAGGCGGATTTATCTCGGGCACGCGAAGAATTCGCCCGTGCGGACCGAGAGTTCAAAAACGCAACTGAGCTTTTGAACAGAGGGGTGGCGACTGCCGATCGGGTCAGCCAAGCGCGCGCCACGCTTGCCGCCGCCGAGGCGTCCGTGACCGCAGCGGAAGAAGCGATAGAGGCGCTTGTTATCACGGCCCCGTTCACCGGACGTGTCGAAGAGCTGTCACTTGATGCGGGTGAGTTTATTCAAGCGGGTGCCGAAGTCGGGCGCATCGTTGATAATCGGCCGCTTACAGTCGCGTTGCAGGTGCCACAGCAGGCGCTTGGTCAGATCAAAAGCGGCCAGACGGCGACGGTGAATTTCATCACCGGAGAAGAGCGTGAAGGCAACGTGAGCTTTGTCAGCACGGCTGCAAATGCCGAAACCCGCACGTTCCTCACCAAGATCACCGTGCCGAACGAAGACGGTGCCATTCCCGCCGGTATTTCCGCGGAAATTCGAATCCCGACGGGGTCGACAAGCGCGCATTTCGTGCAGCCCTCTACGATATCGCTTAGCCCAGAGGGGCGCTTGGGCGTCAAAACCGTTGATGAGAATGATATGGTTGTGTTCACCCCCATTCGCATCGTACGGGCAGAGATCGATGGCCTGTATATAAGCGGCCTGTCGGACGCGGTGCGGATCATCACTGTGGGTCAGGGGTTCGTGAACGAGGGCGAAAAGGTGGCACCGTCGTTGCAGACCAAGGCGGATGAAGGTGAGGAAAACAGTACCCCTCAAGATGGGCAGCCCGCGCTTCCCATTCCCGATAGTGACGCGGCAAGCGACGAAGGGCAGCGGGAATGA